In Puntigrus tetrazona isolate hp1 chromosome 22, ASM1883169v1, whole genome shotgun sequence, one genomic interval encodes:
- the LOC122327152 gene encoding uncharacterized protein LOC122327152 isoform X2, translating into MRIIQVQLYVLICYQYAVSDLLTDLGSNVTINCDLDENEVYWILLKTADPPTVILRSFPEPIPPFYTNDTFRKKYSVQFKHFLVINNITADELGVYYCMNTRTPPKLSNSTRIYFNESTQPTECQNRTVTEYIDQRQWRTITIIFGLTNGLLVILVVGLVKVFVVGNRRSTEQSQQFNTDLQQMQAAEQHRDSLNYAEVDISKLRRNIRPSQINSTYAALNLPKS; encoded by the exons ATGAGGATCATTCAGGTTCAGCTCT ATGTATTGATCTGTTATCAGTACGCGGTGTCAGATCTTCTGACTGATCTGGGATCAAATGTGACCATAAACTGTGATCTTGATGAAAATGAGGTTTATTGGATTTTACTGAAAACAGCAGATCCTCCAACAGTCATCCTACGATCATTCCCAGAACCAATACCACCATTTTACACAAATGATACATTCAGAAAGAAATATTCAGtccagtttaaacattttttggttattaataatataactgCTGAtgaattaggagtttattacTGTATGAACACACGAACACCTCCAAAACTCAGCAACAGCACCAGAATATACTTCAACG AATCAACTCAACCAACTGAGTGTCAAAATCGAACAGTGACTGAATATATTGATCAGAGACAATGGCGGACTATTACTATCATCTTTGGATTGACAAATGGGCTTCTGGTTATTTTGGTGGTCG GACTGGtaaaggtttttgttgttggaaACAGAAGGTCTACAGAGCAATCACAACAATTTAATACTGATCTACAGCAGATGCAAGCTGCAGAACAGCATCGGGACTCGTTAAAT TACGCTGAGGTGGATATTTCCAAGCTGCGTAGAAATATTCGGCCGAGCCAAATCAACAGCACCTATGCTGCTCTAAACCTGCCGAAGTCATGA
- the LOC122327152 gene encoding uncharacterized protein LOC122327152 isoform X1: MRIIQVQLCEFIKRYKYIYMLHVGFMITIIFYLVDVLICYQYAVSDLLTDLGSNVTINCDLDENEVYWILLKTADPPTVILRSFPEPIPPFYTNDTFRKKYSVQFKHFLVINNITADELGVYYCMNTRTPPKLSNSTRIYFNESTQPTECQNRTVTEYIDQRQWRTITIIFGLTNGLLVILVVGLVKVFVVGNRRSTEQSQQFNTDLQQMQAAEQHRDSLNYAEVDISKLRRNIRPSQINSTYAALNLPKS; encoded by the exons ATGAGGATCATTCAGGTTCAGCTCTGTGAGTTTATTAAacgttataaatatatttatatgttacaTGTTGGTTTTatgattacaattattttttatcttgtaGATGTATTGATCTGTTATCAGTACGCGGTGTCAGATCTTCTGACTGATCTGGGATCAAATGTGACCATAAACTGTGATCTTGATGAAAATGAGGTTTATTGGATTTTACTGAAAACAGCAGATCCTCCAACAGTCATCCTACGATCATTCCCAGAACCAATACCACCATTTTACACAAATGATACATTCAGAAAGAAATATTCAGtccagtttaaacattttttggttattaataatataactgCTGAtgaattaggagtttattacTGTATGAACACACGAACACCTCCAAAACTCAGCAACAGCACCAGAATATACTTCAACG AATCAACTCAACCAACTGAGTGTCAAAATCGAACAGTGACTGAATATATTGATCAGAGACAATGGCGGACTATTACTATCATCTTTGGATTGACAAATGGGCTTCTGGTTATTTTGGTGGTCG GACTGGtaaaggtttttgttgttggaaACAGAAGGTCTACAGAGCAATCACAACAATTTAATACTGATCTACAGCAGATGCAAGCTGCAGAACAGCATCGGGACTCGTTAAAT TACGCTGAGGTGGATATTTCCAAGCTGCGTAGAAATATTCGGCCGAGCCAAATCAACAGCACCTATGCTGCTCTAAACCTGCCGAAGTCATGA
- the LOC122327162 gene encoding V-set domain-containing T-cell activation inhibitor 1-like codes for MKKNYTEVLRSRIVYHVPDCVFVISVCLQVTVEAAVGGSVILPCSLTAEDIKLQDIDVHWRQNDSKIVHDIIKGEDSVAIQDPVFKKRVETFPDEYVRGNFSIKLNNLQHTDAGKFICYITPSSVSQTVELIINGSRSKGGADIEGKPLLWVYIVIPVSIAFISSLIIFCWRKKKCFFCFKLNG; via the exons atgaaaaaaaattacactgaaGTGTTACGATCACGTATCGTGTATCATGTGCCAGATTGTGTGTTTGTCATTTCAGTGTGTCTGCAGGTCACGGTAGAAGCTGCAGTCGGTGGTTCTGTTATTTTGCCATGTTCTTTAACTGCAGAAGATATTAAACTTCAAGATATTGATGTGCACTGGAGACAGAATGACAGCAAAATTGTGCATGATATAATTAAGGGGGAAGATTCAGTAGCGATACAGGACCCAGTGTTCAAGAAAAGAGTTGAAACTTTCCCTGATGAGTATGTGAGAGGAAACTTTTCCATCAAACTCAACAATCTTCAACACACTGATGCAGGAAAATTCATCTGCTACATCACACCGTCGTCTGTATCTCAGACTGTAGAGCTGATCATCAATG GCTCAAGATCAAAAGGAGGAGCTGACATTGAGGGCAAACCATTGCTCTGGGTTTACATTGTAATACCTGTATCAATAGCATTTATCTCCAGTTTAATCATATTTtgctggaggaaaaaaaaatgtttcttctgtttCAAACTGAACGGATAA